Below is a window of Gilliamella sp. ESL0405 DNA.
TCTGGCGGATGATGAGGTTAGTTTTCTCATAGTTATTTGTCCATTTTAATGGTGATTAACAACAAAACTAAGAATATAACTAGGCTATTTGACTGTTTTATTCGAAGTGAACTTGTTATAAATCATTTTAGATAAATTGCTTTATTTATGTTTGATCTTCAGATTAAACATACTCTAACAAAGTAATGATTAAAAAAGATTATCAGTTTTAATACTATTTTAATGAATCTAAAATCTTTAATTCAAAAAGCGGAAAATAACCTAGAATCATAAAGGAATATAAATGGGTAGAAACGTCGTACGATTGGGTGATCCAACAACACATGGAGGTAGGGTGATTTCTGTATCGTCAAAAACGAATATAGAAGGTAAGTTAGTAGCGCTATTAGGGGATTTAGTCAGTTGCCCTTTACCCGGTCATGGTGTAAACCCAATTATTGAAGCTTCCACTTATACATTCTCAGACGGTAAACCTGTTGTTATGGATCAATGTGCCTGTGCTTGTGGCTGCAAGGTTATTGCAACAACCACTACATCGGAGATTGATTAAAATTATGTCTTGGCCTAAACCAAATACTCTAAATATTATAAAACCACCGGTAAA
It encodes the following:
- a CDS encoding PAAR domain-containing protein; the encoded protein is MGRNVVRLGDPTTHGGRVISVSSKTNIEGKLVALLGDLVSCPLPGHGVNPIIEASTYTFSDGKPVVMDQCACACGCKVIATTTTSEID